Proteins encoded within one genomic window of Microbacterium sp. zg-B185:
- a CDS encoding glycosyltransferase family 4 protein, producing MRITIVSRIYRPEPASASFFLGSVADALLADGNEVDVLTSRLPRGTAPHARGERVRTFPVIRDRNGYVRGYLPYLSFDIPLAFRLLFARRPDAVLVEPPPTTGAVVRVVCAIRRVPYVYDAADIWSDAADMATGSRAVIRILRAVERFAMRGAAHLVTISQGVTDRMRALGIDRPVTVTGFGADTSEFSVTRAPAEQAFVYAGSYSVWHGADVLLQALAELRTTHPAYTLRVIGNGEREALEALARELELDDAVEFFDAVSPAELAPHLAGAVATLATLKPGTGYDYAFTSKAYSSLAAGCPVIFAGPGPTAAFLNDANGRVRAGAAVAYDPAAIAAAMREFADDPLTVPQREALGAWTAAEHSMAAVARRVAAVIEGVAAATRRKALV from the coding sequence GTGCGAATCACGATCGTGTCGAGGATCTACCGCCCGGAACCCGCCTCGGCATCGTTCTTCCTCGGATCCGTGGCCGATGCGCTGCTGGCCGATGGCAACGAGGTGGACGTGCTCACCTCGCGACTGCCGCGCGGAACCGCTCCGCACGCGCGCGGCGAGCGCGTGCGGACCTTTCCGGTCATCCGCGATCGCAACGGCTACGTCCGCGGGTACCTCCCGTATCTCAGCTTCGACATCCCCTTGGCGTTCCGTCTGTTGTTCGCCCGTCGACCGGATGCCGTTCTCGTGGAGCCGCCACCGACCACCGGCGCGGTCGTGCGTGTGGTGTGCGCCATACGACGGGTCCCGTACGTTTACGATGCGGCGGACATCTGGTCGGATGCCGCGGACATGGCGACCGGGTCGCGAGCGGTCATCCGGATCCTGCGGGCGGTCGAGCGGTTCGCCATGCGGGGCGCTGCCCACCTGGTCACGATCAGCCAGGGTGTCACGGACCGGATGCGCGCGCTCGGCATCGATCGGCCGGTGACGGTCACCGGCTTCGGAGCGGACACGAGCGAGTTCTCGGTGACGCGCGCACCCGCTGAGCAGGCCTTCGTGTACGCCGGCAGCTACTCGGTGTGGCATGGCGCGGACGTGCTGTTGCAGGCCCTGGCCGAGTTGCGCACGACTCATCCTGCGTACACGCTGCGGGTGATCGGCAACGGCGAGCGGGAGGCGCTGGAGGCGCTCGCACGCGAGCTCGAACTCGATGATGCCGTCGAGTTCTTTGATGCCGTCTCCCCCGCCGAGCTGGCCCCTCACCTCGCGGGTGCCGTCGCCACACTGGCAACCCTCAAGCCCGGGACAGGATACGACTACGCCTTCACCTCGAAGGCCTATTCCTCCCTGGCCGCCGGCTGCCCCGTCATCTTCGCGGGGCCCGGTCCCACCGCGGCATTTCTGAACGATGCCAACGGCCGCGTACGGGCAGGGGCCGCCGTCGCGTACGACCCCGCCGCCATCGCCGCCGCCATGCGCGAGTTCGCCGATGATCCGCTCACGGTGCCGCAGAGAGAGGCGCTGGGGGCATGGACGGCGGCCGAGCACTCCATGGCCGCGGTCGCACGGCGCGTGGCTGCGGTCATCGAGGGTGTGGCTGCGGCAACCCGCAGGAAGGCGCTGGTGTGA
- a CDS encoding glycosyltransferase family 1 protein, which translates to MKPTLLILSFSPIAGDARVLKQVDAFSNEYTVTTCGYGPAPHGVAGHVQIPDDILHNVLDDRYVTRKAYRRAYWRLWSVEWAKKHLRPRSWDIVLANDVEAVPLALRLKPRKGVHADLHEYSPLLHEDWEGWRERITPYVDWVCSTYVSRASSWTTVSRGLSREYERNFGFHAELVTNAAPYLDVSPTPVGDTIRLVHSGAALQDRRLHDLITAVTASSAPVTLDMYLTPNQPAYLAQLREAAAASGGRVRVNDPVPYSLLAETLCRFDVGIHVLAPTNFNNTWALPNKLFDYVQARLGIIVGPTPEMAEYVRRFGLGPVTDDFDPQSLTRVLDALTAADVRAWKAAADRAAPELSAQAQVEIWRAAIARLVAVN; encoded by the coding sequence TTGAAACCCACCCTGCTCATCCTGTCGTTCTCGCCGATCGCAGGAGACGCCCGCGTGCTGAAGCAGGTCGACGCGTTCAGCAACGAGTACACCGTCACGACGTGCGGGTACGGGCCTGCGCCCCATGGTGTCGCCGGACACGTGCAGATACCTGATGACATCCTGCACAACGTCCTGGACGATCGCTACGTCACGCGGAAGGCATACCGTCGCGCCTATTGGAGGTTGTGGTCGGTGGAGTGGGCGAAGAAGCACCTGCGTCCACGGTCCTGGGACATCGTGCTGGCCAACGACGTCGAAGCTGTCCCCCTCGCACTCCGCCTCAAACCTCGGAAGGGAGTGCATGCCGATCTGCACGAGTACTCCCCGCTTCTGCACGAGGACTGGGAGGGGTGGCGTGAGCGGATCACTCCCTACGTCGACTGGGTCTGTTCGACCTATGTCTCCCGGGCGTCATCGTGGACGACGGTCAGCAGAGGTCTGTCCCGTGAGTACGAACGCAACTTCGGCTTCCATGCGGAGCTCGTGACCAACGCGGCGCCGTACCTGGACGTGTCCCCGACCCCGGTCGGGGACACGATCCGCCTCGTGCACTCCGGGGCTGCACTGCAGGACCGGCGGCTTCACGATCTGATCACGGCCGTGACCGCCTCGAGCGCTCCCGTGACTCTGGACATGTACCTCACCCCGAATCAGCCCGCGTACCTCGCTCAGCTGCGTGAAGCGGCCGCAGCCTCCGGTGGCCGGGTTCGAGTCAACGACCCGGTCCCCTACAGCCTCCTGGCCGAGACGCTGTGCCGTTTCGATGTCGGCATTCACGTGCTGGCCCCGACGAACTTCAACAACACCTGGGCCCTTCCGAACAAGCTCTTCGACTACGTCCAAGCACGTCTCGGAATCATCGTCGGCCCGACTCCGGAGATGGCCGAGTACGTGCGCCGCTTCGGGCTGGGGCCCGTCACCGACGATTTCGACCCGCAGTCACTCACGAGGGTGCTCGATGCCCTCACTGCCGCCGACGTTCGCGCGTGGAAGGCTGCGGCCGATCGGGCGGCGCCAGAACTCTCGGCGCAGGCGCAGGTGGAGATCTGGCGAGCGGCGATCGCGCGCTTGGTGGCGGTGAACTAG
- a CDS encoding N-acetyl sugar amidotransferase, producing MHVYPRIIPVLLLEGERLVKTREFGDARYVGDPVNVISIFNDLEVDELMILDISGARSRVPSSMELLRRISSEAFIPLAYGGGVETVEHAERIISAGFEKIVVNTALTRDPDAVREMVSALGSQAIVGAVDVRLTATGYVPYDKAGTVRAGLDLSEWVARAHEVGVGEIMVTAIDREGTRQGIDLELVRDVVESSTVPVIAHGGAGTREDLVAPIEHSGASAVAAGSAFVMQAGRDSVLINYPTRPQIDTLFAHLAEGRNDQAASAALTHDIDIEAAEDFLSSPRVCARCIITSDVPGAAFDPQGVCYYCHLHDSLDRQYPIGPESERALDRFVGELKAAGDGKQYDCIMGVSGGTDSSYLAHLLVSKGVRPLAVHFDNTWNSPTATSNIFAVLEKLGVELETYVVDNAEYDDIYRSFMLAGVKDIEAPTDIGFMGVLYRAAEKHGIRHIVEGHSFRTEGISPMGWLYMDGGYIKGVHRKFGRLPMKTFPNLDFGKFVRWSAFSRIQRTRPLYWIDYNKEDAKKFLAEQFGWKWYGGHHLENRFTAFYHTYFLPTRFGINFRQIELSALVRSGQMDRRVAAAQFIEPRFGDPELIAMVKKRLGFTDAEFEHVMTMPRKDYTDYSTYKRRFELLRPFFWLMWKLNRVPKSFYVKFCVPRRAA from the coding sequence TCGAGGGCGAGCGCCTGGTGAAGACGCGCGAGTTCGGCGACGCACGCTACGTGGGCGATCCGGTGAACGTGATCAGCATCTTCAACGATCTCGAAGTCGACGAACTGATGATCCTGGACATATCCGGCGCCCGCAGCCGCGTCCCGTCGTCGATGGAGCTGCTGCGTCGCATCTCCTCGGAGGCGTTCATCCCGCTGGCATATGGCGGGGGCGTCGAGACCGTGGAGCACGCCGAACGGATCATCTCCGCCGGTTTCGAGAAGATCGTCGTCAACACCGCCCTCACGCGCGACCCCGATGCGGTGCGTGAGATGGTCAGCGCGCTGGGATCCCAGGCGATCGTCGGTGCCGTTGATGTTCGGCTTACGGCGACGGGCTACGTGCCTTACGACAAAGCCGGCACCGTCCGTGCCGGCCTGGACCTCAGCGAATGGGTCGCGCGGGCTCACGAGGTCGGTGTCGGCGAGATTATGGTCACCGCGATCGACAGAGAGGGCACCCGCCAGGGCATCGATCTGGAACTGGTGCGCGACGTCGTCGAGTCCTCCACGGTGCCTGTGATCGCGCATGGTGGAGCGGGCACGCGCGAAGACCTGGTTGCCCCGATCGAGCACTCCGGCGCATCGGCGGTGGCAGCCGGCTCCGCCTTCGTCATGCAGGCCGGTCGCGACAGCGTGCTCATCAACTACCCCACGCGGCCGCAGATCGATACCCTGTTCGCTCACCTGGCCGAGGGCCGGAACGACCAGGCCGCGTCTGCCGCACTCACCCATGACATCGACATCGAGGCAGCGGAGGATTTCCTGAGCTCACCCCGTGTCTGCGCCCGGTGCATCATCACGTCGGACGTGCCCGGGGCTGCATTCGACCCCCAGGGCGTCTGCTACTACTGCCATCTGCATGATTCGCTCGATCGGCAGTACCCCATCGGGCCCGAGAGCGAGCGGGCGCTGGACCGGTTCGTGGGCGAACTGAAAGCTGCCGGCGATGGCAAGCAGTACGACTGCATCATGGGCGTCAGCGGCGGAACCGATTCGTCATACCTGGCACATCTGCTCGTCTCGAAGGGCGTCCGCCCGCTGGCAGTCCACTTCGACAACACGTGGAACTCCCCCACCGCGACATCGAACATCTTCGCGGTGCTCGAGAAGCTCGGTGTCGAACTGGAGACGTACGTCGTGGACAACGCGGAGTACGACGACATCTACCGGTCGTTCATGCTCGCCGGAGTCAAGGACATCGAAGCGCCCACCGATATCGGCTTCATGGGCGTGCTGTACCGAGCCGCCGAGAAGCACGGCATTCGCCACATCGTCGAAGGACACTCGTTCCGCACCGAGGGAATCTCGCCGATGGGCTGGCTGTACATGGACGGCGGCTACATCAAGGGAGTGCACCGCAAGTTCGGCAGGCTTCCGATGAAGACCTTCCCCAATCTCGACTTCGGGAAGTTCGTCCGGTGGTCCGCGTTCAGCCGCATCCAGCGCACTCGCCCGCTGTACTGGATCGACTACAACAAGGAGGACGCGAAGAAGTTCCTCGCGGAACAGTTCGGGTGGAAATGGTACGGCGGCCATCATCTCGAGAACCGTTTCACCGCCTTCTATCACACCTACTTCCTGCCGACGCGGTTCGGAATCAACTTCCGGCAGATCGAGCTTTCCGCACTGGTGCGCTCCGGTCAGATGGACCGCCGCGTCGCGGCCGCCCAGTTCATCGAGCCGCGGTTCGGTGACCCCGAGCTCATCGCCATGGTCAAGAAGAGGCTCGGCTTCACCGACGCGGAGTTCGAGCATGTGATGACGATGCCGCGGAAGGACTACACCGACTACTCGACGTACAAGCGGCGTTTCGAGTTGCTCCGCCCGTTCTTCTGGCTGATGTGGAAGCTCAACCGCGTCCCGAAGAGCTTCTATGTGAAATTCTGCGTACCGCGGCGGGCGGCGTGA